GACCAGACGCGACACGGTGAACTTCTCCATGTATTCGCTCATGTCGAGTTGAATCAGCGATTTCGCATCGCCGAACATATTCTCGGCGAGCGATTTTGCCAGCAGCGTCTTGCCCACGCCCGTCGGGCCGAGCAGCGCGAACGTTCCGATGGGCCGCTTGGGGTCCTTCAAGTCCGCGCGCGAACGCCGCAGAGCCTTGCATAGCGCGGTCACGGCTTCATGCTGGCCGACGACCACTCGGGAAAGTTCCTCTTCCATGGCCAGAAGTTTCTGCGCTTCCCCCTGCTCCATGCGCTTCAGAGGGATGCCCGTCCACTTCGCGACCACGTGCAGAATGTCGTCTTCGTCCACCGTCACGCGCTTCTCTTCACGCGTCGTCTTCCAGGCGCTTAAAACCGATTCCAGCTTCTCCTTGGCCTGTTTTTCCTTGTCGCGCATTGCAGCGGCACCCTCGAAATCCTGCTCCTTGATCGCCCGTTCCTTGCGCGCCTTTATGTCTTCGATTTCCACTTCAAGCTGCTTCACGTCAGGTGGTCGGGTCATCGCCCCAATGCGGGCGCGCGAACCGGCCTCGTCCATGACGTCGATGGCCTTGTCGGGCAGGAAGCGGCCGGTGATGTAACGGTCCGACAACCGGACCGCCGCATCAAGAGCCCTGTCCGTAAGATCAATTTTGTGGTGCTCCTCATATTTCGGCCGGAGCCCCTTCAGGATCAGAACGGCCTCATCGATCGAGGGCGCCTCGACCTTGACCGCCTGAAAACGGCGTTCGAGCGCCGCGTCCTTCTCGATATACTTGCGGTACTCGTTCAGCGTCGTCGCGCCGATGCACTGCATTTCGCCGCGGCTCAGCGCGGGCTTGATGATGTTCGACGCGTCCATTGTGCCCTCGGCGCTTCCCGCGCCAACGATGGTGTGCAATTCGTCGATGAATAAAATGATGTTTTTGGCGCGGCGGATTTCGTCCATCACCGCCTTGATGCGCTCCTCGAACTGGCCCCGGTACTTGGTGCCGGCCACCATCAATGCCAGGTCCAGGGTGATGACGCGCCTGTCACGCAACAGCTCCGGCACGTTGCCTCTGGCTATCTCCTGAGCCAGACCCTCAACGATGGCCGTCTTGCCGACGCCCGCTTCCCCGAGCAGCACCGGGTTGTTTTTGGTGCGGCGGCAGAGGATCTGGATGACTCGTTCGATCTCGTTTTTCCGTCCGATCACCGGGTCCATCTCACCCTTGCGCGCAATGTCCGTCAGATCGCGGCCAAACGCCTTGAGGGCCGGCGTCTTCACTTCGCCCTTCTTTTCCGATGGGGCTTTCTCGGCGCCTTCGCTTTGTGCGCCTTCCTCGGACGCCTGAAAATTCGGGTCAAGTTCCTTCAAAATTTCCTGCCTCGTCTGTTCGATGTCCACGTCCAGGTTCTTCAACACGCGCGCCGCCACGCCATCGCCTTCCCTCAGCAACCCCAGCAAGATGTGCTCGGTGCCGACGTAGGTGTGATTGAGCGCCTTGGCCTCCTTCTGCGCCAGCGCCAGCACCTTCTTCACCCGGGGCGTGTAAGGGATGTTGCCGATCATCTTCTGGTCCGGACCCGTACCCACCTGCTTCTCGACTTCCATGCGTACGGTTTCGAGATCAAGACCCATTTTCTGGAGCACGTTGACAGCGACGCCCTGGCCCAGTTTGATAAGACCCAGCAGGAGGTGTTCAGTGCCGACAAAATTGTGATTGAATCGATCGGCTTCCTTGCGCGCCAGCGCCAGCACCTGCTGCGCCCGCGGCGTGAAATTATTCATTGCTTCGTCACTCATAGTCTTCGCGGCCCAACATGCTTTGGTTGATCAGCTTT
The window above is part of the Candidatus Angelobacter sp. genome. Proteins encoded here:
- a CDS encoding ATP-dependent Clp protease ATP-binding subunit; translated protein: MSDEAMNNFTPRAQQVLALARKEADRFNHNFVGTEHLLLGLIKLGQGVAVNVLQKMGLDLETVRMEVEKQVGTGPDQKMIGNIPYTPRVKKVLALAQKEAKALNHTYVGTEHILLGLLREGDGVAARVLKNLDVDIEQTRQEILKELDPNFQASEEGAQSEGAEKAPSEKKGEVKTPALKAFGRDLTDIARKGEMDPVIGRKNEIERVIQILCRRTKNNPVLLGEAGVGKTAIVEGLAQEIARGNVPELLRDRRVITLDLALMVAGTKYRGQFEERIKAVMDEIRRAKNIILFIDELHTIVGAGSAEGTMDASNIIKPALSRGEMQCIGATTLNEYRKYIEKDAALERRFQAVKVEAPSIDEAVLILKGLRPKYEEHHKIDLTDRALDAAVRLSDRYITGRFLPDKAIDVMDEAGSRARIGAMTRPPDVKQLEVEIEDIKARKERAIKEQDFEGAAAMRDKEKQAKEKLESVLSAWKTTREEKRVTVDEDDILHVVAKWTGIPLKRMEQGEAQKLLAMEEELSRVVVGQHEAVTALCKALRRSRADLKDPKRPIGTFALLGPTGVGKTLLAKSLAENMFGDAKSLIQLDMSEYMEKFTVSRLV